In a genomic window of Sporosarcina trichiuri:
- a CDS encoding FecCD family ABC transporter permease — translation MIKDTIRYIQTGRKQRARRFRLVTISLAALAAVLCGTMLMLGNTIYPLGTVLRALSGEQIPGASFAVSTIRLPRMLAGLFAGFAFGLAGTVFQTMLRNPLANPNVIGITTGSSAAAVFCIVILHTSGAVVSAVSVAAGLATVVLIYLLSRGRTFSIGRLILVGIGIQAMLDALISYLLLIGAEQDLPAAFRWLSGSLNGSKMDQLPPLLIAVLIGTPVVLVLSKQLSILELGEQAAASLGVRTDFTRIVLIVASVIMISIATATTGPIAFVAFLSGPIAKRLVGAGFSAVIPAGLVGVNLVLAADLIGQFAFTARYPAGVITGIIGAPYLIYLLIRMNRKGEL, via the coding sequence ATGATAAAAGATACGATACGATACATTCAAACAGGAAGAAAACAGCGTGCACGGCGGTTCCGTCTCGTCACCATCAGTCTTGCCGCACTCGCAGCGGTCCTGTGCGGCACCATGCTGATGCTCGGCAATACGATCTACCCTCTCGGCACCGTTCTCCGGGCATTATCGGGCGAGCAGATTCCGGGCGCGTCGTTCGCTGTCTCGACGATCCGGCTTCCGCGCATGCTGGCCGGCCTATTTGCAGGGTTCGCATTCGGTCTGGCCGGAACCGTGTTCCAGACAATGCTGCGCAATCCCCTGGCAAATCCGAACGTCATCGGCATCACGACCGGTTCGAGTGCAGCAGCAGTCTTCTGCATCGTCATCCTGCATACGAGCGGCGCGGTCGTATCAGCGGTCTCCGTTGCGGCAGGCCTTGCGACCGTAGTGCTCATCTACTTGCTGTCACGCGGCAGGACATTCTCCATCGGCCGCCTGATCCTGGTCGGAATCGGTATCCAGGCGATGCTCGATGCGCTCATCTCTTACCTGCTTCTGATCGGCGCCGAGCAGGATCTGCCGGCTGCTTTCCGCTGGCTCAGCGGCAGTCTGAACGGCTCGAAGATGGATCAGCTGCCGCCGCTCCTCATCGCTGTCCTGATCGGCACACCGGTCGTCCTGGTGCTCAGTAAACAGCTCAGCATCCTCGAACTCGGCGAGCAGGCGGCGGCGTCACTCGGAGTCCGGACAGATTTCACACGCATCGTCCTCATTGTCGCATCTGTCATCATGATCTCGATCGCAACAGCGACCACGGGACCGATCGCATTCGTCGCGTTCCTCTCGGGTCCGATCGCCAAACGCCTTGTCGGCGCCGGCTTTTCAGCAGTCATCCCCGCCGGTCTCGTAGGTGTCAACCTTGTCCTTGCGGCGGATCTGATCGGGCAGTTCGCATTCACGGCACGGTATCCCGCCGGCGTCATCACCGGGATCATCGGGGCGCCGTACCTGATCTACCTGCTCATCCGCATGAACCGAAAGGGGGAATTATGA
- a CDS encoding M1 family metallopeptidase gives MPKYLATLLLVFALTGCTDKERPAPEGDAYPAEALATDSIAYGPADPHYTIEADYDETEHVVSGRLNVTFQNNLGEPMDEVLFNVWPNAEEFGDRGADIRNVRVNGKPADADLDGTVLTVQGISIEDGAAAVADLEFTIPVPDQPGRFGWSERQVSLGSWFPILAVHDGHGWNIPPYFPYGESYYSVTGDYDLSFSAPADLEILATGEETERSETDGQQTARFSAQDVRDFFIVMNTTFQTKTEQIGSTDVTVAYREGEDATAALMMETARNVLPRYEGWFGEYPWDSLTIASADYSADFDGGMEYPQLVTVNTPHVPDEEELGVTVAHEIAHQWFYSLVGSNTYREPWLDESLTTFASYAAYYDTVDFDWIDEEADDYSITSSVDDFAEDDYDRYGDIMYDGGAGMLRDLHDEIGEAPFWTTLRTYVKDHRFGIATTADFIRTAEEVSGENLRPFFEEHQVFVEETRE, from the coding sequence ATGCCAAAATATCTCGCTACCCTGCTGCTGGTGTTTGCACTTACCGGCTGCACGGACAAGGAACGGCCGGCTCCGGAAGGCGATGCCTATCCTGCCGAGGCGCTCGCCACAGACTCGATCGCCTATGGCCCGGCGGATCCGCACTACACGATCGAAGCCGACTATGATGAAACGGAACATGTGGTGTCCGGCCGGCTTAACGTGACTTTCCAGAACAACCTCGGCGAACCGATGGATGAAGTGCTGTTCAATGTATGGCCGAATGCCGAGGAGTTCGGGGACCGCGGCGCCGACATCCGGAATGTCCGGGTGAACGGCAAGCCGGCCGACGCGGACCTTGACGGCACCGTACTGACAGTGCAGGGCATTTCCATCGAAGACGGGGCAGCGGCGGTTGCCGACCTCGAGTTCACCATCCCCGTGCCCGACCAGCCGGGCCGCTTCGGCTGGTCGGAGCGCCAAGTCTCGCTCGGCAGCTGGTTCCCGATTCTTGCCGTCCATGATGGGCACGGTTGGAACATACCGCCCTATTTCCCATATGGGGAGTCCTATTATTCGGTGACCGGCGACTATGATCTGTCATTCAGCGCGCCTGCCGACCTGGAAATCCTCGCAACAGGCGAAGAGACGGAGCGCTCCGAAACGGACGGACAACAGACGGCCCGGTTTTCCGCGCAAGATGTCCGGGACTTCTTCATCGTGATGAATACGACGTTCCAGACGAAGACGGAGCAGATCGGCAGCACCGACGTGACGGTCGCCTACCGGGAAGGCGAAGACGCGACGGCGGCACTCATGATGGAGACGGCGCGCAATGTCCTGCCACGTTATGAAGGCTGGTTCGGTGAATATCCATGGGACTCGCTCACCATCGCAAGCGCCGACTACTCGGCCGACTTCGACGGCGGGATGGAATATCCTCAGCTCGTGACGGTCAACACGCCCCATGTGCCCGACGAGGAGGAGCTCGGCGTCACGGTGGCGCACGAAATCGCCCATCAATGGTTCTACAGCCTCGTCGGCAGCAATACGTATCGCGAACCGTGGCTCGACGAATCGCTGACGACGTTCGCCTCCTATGCTGCATACTATGATACCGTGGATTTTGATTGGATCGATGAAGAGGCGGACGACTACTCGATCACCTCCTCCGTCGATGATTTCGCGGAAGACGACTACGACCGGTACGGGGACATCATGTACGATGGCGGCGCCGGCATGCTGCGCGACCTGCACGACGAAATCGGCGAAGCCCCGTTCTGGACGACCCTCCGTACATACGTCAAAGACCACCGTTTCGGGATCGCCACGACCGCCGACTTCATCCGCACCGCAGAAGAAGTGTCCGGCGAGAACCTAAGGCCGTTCTTCGAGGAGCATCAGGTCTTCGTGGAAGAAACACGGGAATGA
- a CDS encoding DUF3784 domain-containing protein, with product MAVTVLIMGLFVGLGILFRTGKASFLIAGFNTLPAEEQETYDKPALSRFMGNMMFLLALSMVLWLLSDLYDADWLLYTGIGLFCAIIAGMLVYLNTGNRFKK from the coding sequence ATGGCGGTGACTGTGCTCATCATGGGGCTGTTCGTCGGGTTGGGGATCCTCTTCCGGACAGGGAAGGCTTCCTTTCTGATCGCCGGGTTCAATACGCTCCCAGCAGAGGAACAGGAAACGTACGACAAACCGGCCCTCAGCCGATTCATGGGCAACATGATGTTCCTCCTGGCGCTCAGCATGGTGCTGTGGCTGCTCAGTGATCTCTATGATGCTGACTGGCTCCTATATACAGGCATCGGCCTGTTCTGTGCCATCATTGCCGGCATGCTCGTGTACTTGAATACCGGGAACCGGTTCAAGAAGTGA
- a CDS encoding DUF4181 domain-containing protein: MVTLIQTSIIILAAFGVMWLVRKLAAKVFRIEETADTAAEYYEERSRQRTDSLLRDYSLVVLVVAVVIAVAYFNESFPMILITAYVLLAIRMLVKAYLEWKRSSHPKRAIYTVTDTIVLLGLVITLLQTGIVS, translated from the coding sequence GTGGTTACATTGATTCAAACAAGTATCATCATTCTCGCCGCATTTGGTGTAATGTGGCTCGTCCGGAAACTGGCAGCGAAAGTCTTTCGCATCGAAGAGACGGCGGACACGGCCGCAGAGTATTATGAGGAACGTTCCCGACAGAGAACTGACAGCCTATTGAGAGACTACTCCCTCGTCGTACTCGTCGTTGCCGTTGTGATCGCTGTCGCGTATTTCAACGAATCCTTTCCGATGATCCTGATCACAGCTTACGTACTGCTCGCAATCCGGATGCTCGTCAAAGCGTATCTGGAATGGAAACGGTCGAGTCATCCGAAACGGGCCATCTATACCGTCACGGACACGATCGTCCTGCTGGGCCTGGTGATCACGCTGTTGCAGACAGGGATTGTTTCCTAA
- a CDS encoding DUF421 domain-containing protein has protein sequence MFFNGWEPILRTVAVGILSYIGLIIILRVSGKRTLAKMNAFDFVVTVALGSTLATILLTKKVALAEGMTAFIVLIGMQYAVAWLSVRSGTVSQLIKSEPQLLYYRGQFIEKTMKKERVLEVEILQAARSSGLASLEEAVAVILETDGSISVVNKSHDTAYSTLRNIEKP, from the coding sequence GTGTTTTTCAATGGATGGGAACCGATACTCCGGACTGTTGCTGTCGGCATACTCAGTTACATAGGATTGATCATCATATTGCGCGTTTCCGGCAAACGCACCTTGGCGAAGATGAACGCCTTCGACTTTGTCGTGACCGTTGCCCTCGGCTCCACTCTGGCCACAATCCTTCTCACCAAAAAGGTTGCGCTGGCAGAAGGAATGACTGCATTCATCGTCCTGATCGGCATGCAGTATGCAGTTGCCTGGCTATCCGTGCGTTCCGGAACTGTCAGTCAGCTCATTAAATCGGAACCTCAATTATTATATTACCGCGGGCAGTTCATAGAAAAGACGATGAAAAAAGAACGCGTTTTGGAAGTGGAAATCCTGCAGGCGGCCAGGTCGAGCGGCCTTGCTTCCCTGGAAGAAGCGGTAGCGGTCATTTTAGAGACCGACGGCAGCATCTCGGTCGTCAACAAGTCACACGACACGGCATACTCAACACTCCGGAATATTGAAAAACCGTAA
- a CDS encoding iron-siderophore ABC transporter substrate-binding protein, translating to MNAKKKLSISALLTAFLMMLLLAGCSGQKASESKPAQEPSGSGDPSETDTSEDAADDTQYPITIKHAFGETVIESKPERVATVQWANHDVALALGVVPVGFSAANYGVQDDSGMLPWTAERLKELDASDPNIYQDTDGLDFEAISDSKPDVILAAYSGITQEDYDTLSEIAPVIAYPDKPWATTWREQVLLNSEGMGMKQEGEQLIKDTEEKIQQAADKYPQLKGKTVAWVNFSAQDMSKLHLYTPADPRGEFLNELGMDYPKTVTDAITDPDSYSFEFSAENADLLNDADIIVGYGGNDLYEAVKADPLFGKIPAIERGSIVFIGDNTPLAASGNPNPLSIAYTLDDYVKLLADAADKVND from the coding sequence ATGAATGCAAAAAAGAAACTATCCATCTCCGCACTTCTGACAGCTTTCCTGATGATGCTTCTGCTGGCCGGCTGTTCCGGTCAGAAAGCATCTGAAAGCAAACCGGCTCAAGAGCCATCCGGCAGCGGCGATCCATCAGAAACGGATACATCAGAAGATGCAGCAGATGATACACAGTACCCGATCACTATCAAGCATGCCTTCGGCGAAACGGTGATCGAGAGCAAACCGGAACGGGTCGCGACCGTACAATGGGCGAACCACGATGTTGCTCTTGCGCTCGGTGTGGTTCCGGTCGGCTTCTCCGCTGCAAACTATGGTGTCCAGGATGACAGCGGTATGCTTCCATGGACTGCCGAAAGGCTGAAAGAGCTGGACGCCTCGGACCCGAACATCTACCAGGATACGGACGGACTGGATTTCGAGGCGATCTCAGACTCGAAGCCGGATGTCATCCTCGCTGCCTACTCGGGAATCACACAGGAAGATTACGATACGTTAAGTGAAATCGCTCCTGTCATCGCATATCCGGACAAGCCTTGGGCTACGACATGGCGTGAACAGGTGCTCCTGAACTCTGAAGGTATGGGCATGAAACAAGAGGGCGAACAGCTCATCAAGGATACGGAAGAGAAAATCCAGCAGGCAGCAGACAAGTACCCGCAGCTCAAAGGGAAAACGGTTGCATGGGTTAACTTCTCTGCACAGGACATGTCGAAACTGCATCTGTACACACCTGCAGACCCACGCGGAGAATTCCTGAACGAGCTCGGCATGGACTATCCGAAGACAGTCACTGATGCCATCACGGATCCTGACAGCTATTCGTTCGAATTCAGCGCTGAAAACGCGGATCTTCTGAATGATGCGGACATCATCGTCGGGTATGGTGGAAACGATCTGTACGAAGCGGTCAAAGCTGATCCTTTGTTCGGCAAAATCCCCGCGATCGAGCGCGGTTCCATTGTCTTCATCGGAGACAACACGCCGCTTGCAGCGTCCGGCAACCCGAATCCGCTCTCCATCGCCTATACTCTCGACGACTATGTGAAACTGCTGGCTGACGCAGCAGATAAGGTCAATGACTAA
- a CDS encoding helix-turn-helix transcriptional regulator gives MLKNRVKELRARRSLTQIELAKQAGVTRQTIGFIEKGEFSPSITLSLRLAKALECDINEIFWLEGEEDDEG, from the coding sequence ATGCTGAAAAACCGGGTGAAGGAACTGCGGGCCCGCCGGAGCCTGACACAGATTGAACTTGCCAAGCAGGCAGGTGTCACCAGGCAGACGATCGGGTTCATCGAAAAAGGGGAGTTCTCCCCGTCGATCACCTTATCGTTGAGACTTGCGAAGGCGCTCGAATGTGACATTAACGAAATCTTTTGGCTGGAAGGAGAGGAAGACGATGAAGGATGA
- a CDS encoding SET domain-containing protein, translating to MIEIRTSKISDGVFNRGVFATCAIPKGQLLHEAPVIAYPNEQHKYIEQTLLADYAFEYGVGRSAILLGYGMLFNHSYTPNATYDINFRNETFDFFAYRDIAEGEEIFINYNGDVDDQDELWFADGEAESAD from the coding sequence ATGATAGAAATCCGAACGTCCAAAATCAGTGATGGCGTGTTCAACAGAGGTGTGTTCGCAACCTGTGCAATCCCGAAAGGCCAGCTGCTGCACGAGGCACCGGTGATCGCCTATCCGAACGAGCAGCACAAATACATCGAACAGACACTGCTCGCAGATTATGCGTTCGAGTATGGAGTGGGCCGTTCTGCCATCCTGCTCGGCTATGGAATGCTGTTCAACCATTCCTACACGCCGAATGCGACGTACGACATCAATTTCCGGAACGAAACATTCGATTTCTTTGCCTACCGGGATATCGCAGAGGGCGAAGAGATCTTCATCAACTACAACGGCGACGTCGATGACCAGGACGAACTCTGGTTTGCAGACGGGGAAGCCGAGTCTGCAGATTGA
- a CDS encoding ABC transporter ATP-binding protein, translated as MKPTHRFQADRLQAGYDQKTILKGIDLEIPSGKISVIIGANACGKSTLLKTMARLIKPSAGSVLLDGQPIGSMPSKKLARVLGMLPQSPIVPEGITVADLVGRGRFPHQSLLSGWSAKDYEAVAEAMEIMDITELANRNIDELSGGQRQRVWIAMALAQQTDILFLDEPTTFLDITYQVEILDLLTDLNHKYGTTIVMVLHDINLSARYADYMFALRTGELIYEGTPKQVVTAESMLDIFGMDCMVIEDPISGSPFTIPIGRHHTAKAEA; from the coding sequence ATGAAACCGACACACCGCTTCCAGGCAGACCGGCTGCAGGCCGGCTACGACCAGAAAACGATCTTGAAGGGGATCGATCTGGAAATTCCGAGCGGCAAGATCAGCGTCATCATCGGGGCCAACGCCTGCGGCAAGTCGACGCTGCTGAAAACGATGGCCCGCCTCATCAAGCCGTCGGCAGGCAGCGTCCTGCTCGACGGACAACCGATCGGCAGCATGCCGTCCAAAAAGCTCGCCCGCGTGCTCGGCATGCTGCCGCAGTCGCCGATCGTCCCGGAAGGCATCACTGTCGCCGATCTCGTCGGACGCGGCCGCTTTCCGCATCAGTCCCTGCTGAGCGGATGGAGTGCCAAAGATTACGAGGCAGTCGCCGAAGCGATGGAAATCATGGATATCACCGAACTCGCAAACCGCAATATCGATGAACTGTCTGGCGGTCAGCGCCAGCGTGTCTGGATCGCCATGGCACTGGCCCAGCAGACCGATATCCTGTTCCTCGACGAGCCGACGACATTCCTTGATATTACGTACCAGGTTGAAATCCTCGACCTGCTGACGGACCTGAATCACAAATATGGCACGACGATCGTCATGGTGCTCCATGACATCAACCTGTCGGCCCGCTATGCGGACTACATGTTCGCGCTCCGCACCGGTGAACTCATTTACGAAGGAACCCCCAAGCAGGTCGTAACTGCTGAATCGATGCTGGACATATTCGGCATGGACTGCATGGTCATCGAGGATCCGATTTCCGGTTCGCCGTTCACTATACCGATCGGCCGCCATCATACGGCTAAAGCCGAAGCATAA
- a CDS encoding GrpB family protein, protein MRLGLKRDEVRLESYTSEWEAEFNSVKREIQACTGLDAHHIEHIGSTAIKGMTAKPIVDIMIGIDALQDVDKPLLTKFTGAGFLRLKVERPGEIVLAKFADDICEVKTHFIHLVEYQQDLWHNLLFFRNYLNDNADARQQYLAIKQEYLTTSSSGIKAYTDFKESFVKEIIAKRMEYAHSEEIESRN, encoded by the coding sequence GTGCGCTTAGGACTAAAACGTGATGAGGTCAGATTGGAGAGTTACACATCAGAATGGGAAGCGGAATTCAACAGCGTGAAACGTGAAATACAAGCTTGCACTGGGCTTGACGCGCATCACATCGAGCACATCGGGAGCACAGCCATCAAGGGAATGACGGCAAAACCCATTGTGGATATCATGATCGGAATAGATGCTCTGCAAGATGTGGATAAACCGTTACTGACCAAATTTACGGGCGCTGGATTCCTTCGGCTGAAGGTGGAGCGGCCGGGAGAAATCGTATTGGCGAAATTTGCCGATGACATCTGCGAAGTAAAGACGCACTTCATCCACCTGGTGGAGTACCAGCAGGATCTCTGGCACAACCTCCTTTTTTTCAGGAACTATTTGAATGACAATGCAGATGCGAGGCAGCAATACTTGGCCATCAAACAAGAATACCTTACAACCAGCTCATCCGGAATCAAGGCGTACACTGATTTCAAGGAGAGCTTTGTCAAAGAGATCATTGCAAAGCGAATGGAATACGCTCATTCCGAAGAAATCGAGTCACGAAACTAA
- a CDS encoding FecCD family ABC transporter permease — MTNPVIAKRKPLSFHFPKHFWIVLAGSFILIAACAAASLAFGSRTVGLQELIDGLFHPDVHTYGADVVRKRISRTVFSLFCGAALGVSGALMQSVTRNPIADPSILGVNTGASLFVVGGIAFLHISTASQYIWLALAGAAITAVFVFGIGSLGRSGATPIKLVLAGAATSAALSSLVLAILIPRSHVMDQFRFWQVGSVGAGNWSSVSTFAPFLIIGLFLAIVSGPALNALALGDDVAKGLGVRTGVIRVISALGAVLLCGAATALAGPIGFIGLLATHVMRLILGPDLRFVIPMSAFAGAIILTASDVAGRLLGSPGELEVGVVTAFIGAPLLILLAMKSKVRSL; from the coding sequence ATGACTAACCCGGTCATCGCCAAGCGCAAACCGCTCAGTTTCCACTTTCCCAAGCATTTCTGGATTGTGCTGGCCGGCAGCTTCATCCTGATTGCAGCATGTGCTGCCGCTTCTCTCGCTTTCGGGTCGCGCACCGTCGGCCTGCAGGAGCTCATCGACGGACTGTTCCACCCGGATGTCCATACATACGGTGCGGATGTTGTGCGGAAACGGATCTCCCGTACGGTGTTCAGCCTGTTCTGCGGAGCAGCACTCGGTGTGTCGGGGGCACTCATGCAGTCGGTCACCCGCAATCCGATTGCGGACCCGAGCATTCTCGGCGTCAATACGGGGGCGTCCCTGTTCGTCGTCGGCGGAATCGCATTCCTGCATATCAGTACGGCCAGCCAGTATATCTGGCTCGCACTTGCAGGAGCTGCCATCACTGCCGTCTTCGTATTCGGCATCGGCTCTCTCGGCAGAAGCGGCGCAACCCCTATAAAACTAGTCTTGGCAGGAGCCGCCACCAGCGCGGCCCTGTCTTCGCTTGTTTTAGCCATCCTGATCCCCCGCTCGCACGTCATGGATCAGTTCCGCTTCTGGCAGGTCGGCAGTGTCGGTGCAGGCAATTGGAGCTCGGTCTCCACATTCGCGCCGTTCCTGATCATCGGATTGTTCCTTGCCATCGTCTCGGGTCCTGCGCTGAATGCGCTGGCGCTCGGTGATGACGTGGCGAAGGGGCTTGGTGTGCGGACAGGGGTGATCCGCGTGATTTCAGCACTCGGTGCAGTTCTCCTCTGCGGCGCTGCGACAGCGCTGGCCGGTCCGATCGGCTTCATCGGACTGCTTGCAACGCATGTCATGCGGCTCATTCTCGGGCCTGATCTGCGGTTTGTCATCCCCATGTCCGCGTTTGCCGGGGCGATCATCTTAACAGCCTCGGACGTCGCGGGCAGGCTCCTCGGCAGTCCGGGAGAATTGGAAGTGGGCGTCGTCACGGCGTTCATCGGGGCTCCGCTCCTCATACTATTAGCGATGAAATCGAAAGTGCGGTCACTATGA
- a CDS encoding DsbA family oxidoreductase: MKIEIWSDFVCPFCYIGKRKLESALEEFRGKDRVEIEFRSYQLDPDAEEYHGQDFYESMGKKFGSAEQSKQMMQSIAVQAAEVGLDFRFDTMKPTNTFNAHRMTKFAQLHGKDDVLAEKILYANFTESRDVGNTAVLTELAMDVGLPKDEAEKVANDPDAFAGDVRADIELARQFSVTGVPFFVFNRKYAISGAQPKEAFLQALEKVLEEEPVMPFEDLATESGAGTCTDGSCEVPEQEK, translated from the coding sequence ATGAAGATTGAAATCTGGTCTGATTTTGTGTGTCCATTCTGTTACATCGGAAAACGGAAGCTGGAAAGTGCTCTGGAAGAATTCCGCGGGAAGGACCGTGTGGAAATCGAGTTCAGGAGCTACCAGCTGGATCCGGATGCAGAAGAGTATCATGGTCAGGACTTCTATGAGAGCATGGGCAAGAAGTTCGGCAGTGCTGAACAGTCGAAGCAGATGATGCAGTCGATCGCCGTGCAGGCAGCGGAGGTCGGTCTCGATTTCCGGTTTGATACGATGAAACCTACGAATACGTTCAATGCGCACCGCATGACGAAGTTTGCACAGCTGCATGGCAAAGATGATGTGCTGGCTGAGAAAATCCTATATGCGAATTTCACAGAATCCAGGGATGTCGGCAATACAGCGGTGCTCACAGAGCTGGCGATGGACGTCGGCCTGCCGAAAGACGAGGCAGAGAAAGTTGCCAATGATCCGGATGCATTCGCCGGGGACGTGCGGGCGGATATCGAACTGGCGAGACAGTTCAGCGTCACGGGTGTTCCGTTCTTCGTGTTCAACCGGAAATATGCCATTTCGGGTGCTCAGCCAAAGGAAGCGTTCCTGCAGGCGCTTGAGAAAGTGCTCGAGGAGGAACCGGTCATGCCATTCGAGGACTTGGCGACGGAAAGCGGTGCTGGCACGTGCACAGACGGCAGCTGCGAGGTACCGGAACAGGAGAAATGA
- a CDS encoding GMC family oxidoreductase — protein MVKKLQKVDAVIVGSGWTGGIAAAELTKAGYNVVILERGGDKKHEDFVGTKDELRYSKRYDLMQDLNKTTITSRNSMDKEAIPVRNNSNARLGNHTGGAGNHWNGMAFRWLPYDFEIYSKTVERYGKGKIPKNSTMQDWGISYDELEPYYDKYEKTAGISGEENPIGPPRSDKYPNPPMKMTPTIRLFSEATKELGYHPYRIPSANNSQTYTNPDGEKINGCVYCAFCEEYGCDFGAKADPIGTVLATASKTGKLEIRNGANVNRVSHDGSKANGLVYTDITTGQEFEQPADLVVLAGFVFTNTQLLLTSKIGTPYNPATGQGIIGKNFTGHFNNLSTYIGARGFFEDKKFNNFMGTGGLGASIDDFSGDNEDHTDLDYLHGYEVHYSQLGTRPIAHNEVPDGTPRWGKEFKKQSLKYFNRNLFITAQSGFLPNKTTYMDLDPTYKDALGNPLLRVTVTYDQQDRNRAKAGVARCEEIMKQMGADDMHVDVVKDDIEFDHKFYTDHFFGGTIMGSDPSNSAVNTYSQMWDMDNLFVVGGSTFPHNSNYNPTVTIGAFAYRAAEGMIKFLKEGGNVAQAALETNA, from the coding sequence ATGGTGAAGAAACTTCAGAAAGTGGACGCAGTCATCGTCGGTTCCGGCTGGACAGGCGGCATCGCGGCTGCAGAACTGACAAAAGCCGGCTACAATGTCGTCATCCTGGAACGGGGCGGAGACAAGAAACACGAGGACTTCGTCGGTACGAAGGACGAACTGCGCTACTCGAAACGATATGACCTGATGCAGGATCTGAACAAAACCACCATCACATCACGGAATTCGATGGACAAGGAAGCCATTCCTGTCCGGAACAATTCGAATGCACGACTCGGGAACCATACAGGCGGAGCAGGGAATCATTGGAACGGCATGGCATTCCGCTGGCTCCCATATGATTTTGAAATATACAGCAAAACGGTGGAACGCTACGGCAAAGGGAAAATCCCTAAAAATTCCACGATGCAGGACTGGGGCATTTCATACGACGAGCTCGAGCCTTATTATGATAAATACGAGAAAACAGCAGGGATTTCAGGTGAGGAAAATCCAATCGGGCCCCCGCGTTCCGACAAGTATCCGAACCCGCCTATGAAAATGACACCGACCATCCGCCTGTTCAGCGAAGCGACAAAGGAACTTGGGTACCATCCGTACAGGATTCCGTCTGCGAACAACTCCCAGACATACACGAATCCGGATGGAGAGAAGATCAATGGCTGTGTGTACTGCGCCTTCTGTGAGGAATACGGCTGCGATTTCGGCGCGAAAGCCGACCCGATCGGCACGGTGCTCGCCACTGCCTCGAAGACTGGCAAGCTTGAAATCCGCAACGGGGCGAATGTCAACCGGGTGAGTCATGACGGCAGCAAGGCGAACGGACTGGTCTATACGGATATTACGACCGGCCAGGAATTCGAACAGCCGGCTGATCTCGTCGTGCTGGCAGGATTCGTCTTCACGAACACCCAGCTGCTGCTGACGTCCAAGATCGGCACGCCATACAACCCGGCGACGGGCCAGGGGATCATCGGAAAGAACTTCACAGGCCACTTCAACAACCTGTCGACCTACATCGGGGCACGCGGTTTCTTCGAAGACAAGAAGTTCAACAACTTCATGGGAACAGGCGGTCTCGGCGCATCGATCGATGATTTCAGCGGGGACAACGAGGATCATACCGATCTCGATTACCTCCATGGCTATGAAGTGCACTACAGCCAGCTCGGCACACGGCCGATCGCCCATAACGAAGTACCCGACGGAACACCGAGATGGGGCAAGGAATTCAAGAAGCAGTCGCTGAAATACTTCAACCGGAACCTGTTCATCACAGCACAGAGCGGTTTCCTGCCGAACAAGACGACATACATGGATCTCGATCCGACGTATAAGGATGCACTCGGCAATCCGCTTTTGCGTGTGACCGTGACATACGATCAGCAGGACCGCAACCGGGCGAAAGCCGGTGTGGCGCGCTGTGAGGAAATCATGAAGCAGATGGGTGCGGATGATATGCATGTCGATGTCGTCAAGGACGATATCGAGTTCGATCACAAATTCTACACCGATCACTTCTTCGGCGGGACAATCATGGGTTCCGACCCATCGAACTCCGCAGTGAATACGTATTCCCAAATGTGGGACATGGACAATCTGTTTGTTGTCGGCGGCTCGACATTCCCGCACAACAGCAACTACAATCCGACCGTCACGATCGGTGCGTTCGCGTACCGCGCAGCCGAAGGGATGATCAAATTCCTGAAAGAAGGCGGCAATGTTGCGCAGGCAGCATTGGAGACGAACGCCTGA